One window of the Archangium primigenium genome contains the following:
- a CDS encoding L-serine ammonia-lyase, giving the protein MSLSVLDMFSIGIGPSSSHTVGPMRAARQFVEALAQEPGGLAAVVSVKAELFGSLGHTGKGHGSDVAVILGLEGERPESVDCDAVPGRISTVAECARLTLLGEQGVKFKPSEDIVFHKRQSLPRHPNGMRFTVQRAAPAAPFSRTYYSVGGGFVVNDDGSVSPAAQSAETRLPYPFKTGEELLSLCQRHGLSISTLMMENEKALRPEAEVRARLVRIWEVMQACVKRGCEREGILPGGLKVRRRAAAIHRKLKGDMRGGADPLMAMDWVNLYALAVNEENAAGGRVVTAPTNGAAGIVPAVLHYYRRFVPNADDEGAVRFLLAAGAIGMLYKLNASISGAEVGCQGEVGVACSMAAAGLAEVMGGTPEQVENAAEIGMEHNLGLTCDPIGGLVQVPCIERNAMGSIKAINAARLALQGDGKHKVSLDKVIATMRQTGADMMTKYKETARGGLAVNIIEC; this is encoded by the coding sequence TTGTCCCTCAGCGTCCTCGACATGTTCAGCATTGGCATCGGTCCCTCGAGTTCCCACACCGTGGGACCCATGCGCGCCGCACGGCAGTTCGTGGAGGCCCTCGCGCAAGAGCCGGGAGGGCTGGCCGCGGTGGTGTCCGTGAAGGCGGAGCTCTTCGGCTCGCTCGGTCACACGGGCAAGGGGCACGGCAGTGACGTGGCCGTCATCCTCGGACTCGAGGGCGAGCGCCCCGAGAGCGTGGATTGCGACGCGGTGCCCGGCCGCATCTCGACGGTGGCGGAGTGCGCGCGGCTCACGCTGCTCGGCGAGCAGGGGGTGAAGTTCAAGCCCTCCGAGGACATCGTCTTCCACAAGCGCCAGTCCCTGCCCCGCCATCCCAACGGCATGCGCTTCACGGTCCAGCGCGCCGCGCCCGCGGCCCCCTTCTCGCGCACGTACTACTCGGTGGGCGGGGGCTTCGTGGTGAACGATGACGGGAGCGTGAGCCCGGCGGCCCAGAGCGCCGAGACGCGGCTGCCCTACCCCTTCAAGACGGGCGAGGAGCTGCTGTCGCTCTGCCAGCGCCACGGCCTGAGCATCAGCACGCTGATGATGGAGAACGAGAAGGCGCTGCGGCCGGAGGCGGAGGTGCGCGCGCGCCTCGTGCGCATCTGGGAGGTCATGCAGGCGTGCGTGAAGCGCGGGTGCGAGCGCGAGGGGATTCTCCCGGGCGGTCTCAAGGTGCGGCGGCGCGCCGCGGCCATCCACCGCAAGCTCAAGGGTGACATGCGCGGCGGAGCGGATCCGCTGATGGCCATGGACTGGGTGAACCTCTACGCCCTCGCGGTGAACGAGGAGAACGCGGCGGGCGGTCGCGTGGTGACGGCACCCACCAACGGCGCGGCGGGCATCGTGCCGGCGGTGCTCCACTACTACCGGCGCTTCGTGCCCAACGCGGACGACGAGGGCGCCGTGCGCTTCCTGCTCGCGGCGGGCGCCATCGGCATGCTCTACAAACTCAACGCCTCCATCTCCGGCGCCGAGGTGGGCTGCCAGGGCGAGGTGGGCGTGGCCTGCTCCATGGCGGCCGCGGGCCTCGCGGAGGTCATGGGCGGCACGCCGGAGCAGGTGGAGAACGCGGCGGAGATTGGCATGGAGCACAACCTGGGCCTCACCTGCGATCCCATCGGCGGGCTCGTGCAGGTGCCCTGCATCGAGCGCAACGCCATGGGCTCCATCAAGGCCATCAACGCCGCGCGGCTCGCGCTCCAGGGGGATGGCAAGCACAAGGTGTCGCTCGACAAGGTCATCGCCACCATGCGTCAGACGGGCGCCGACATGATGACGAAGTACAAGGAGACCGCGCGAGGCGGCCTCGCCGTGAACATCATCGAGTGCTGA
- a CDS encoding glycoside hydrolase family 44 protein, with translation MYAHVWKLLAGGLAIVSLPALAQTSPVTIQIDASAGTHAISPHVYGVAHATPAQLSELNTPLNRSGGNATTRYNWQLNATNRGRDWYFQSLPYTSTQAGAEVDDFITNARGAGAQPLITLPMVGWVAKLGLNRSRLSSYSILKYGLQLDRDYQWFADAGNGVLSNGQFVKNDPNDANVPAGVGFLQGWVQHLLGRWGASAQGGVRFYTLDNEPSIWHLNHRDVHPVGATMEEVRDKHLDTAAMLKNLDPAALTFGPEEWGWDGYFYSGYDQQVLGLRGAGNTPDRDSHGGADYLPWLLGQFRQREQETGRRLLDVFTVHYYPQGGEFSQDTSASMQALRNRSTRALWDATYLDESWIKSRVSLIPRLKGWVQANYPGTKIGITEYNWGAEGHINGALAQADILGIFGREGLDYGVRWQTPAATTPTFKAMKLYRNYDGQKSAFGDTSVSCGVPNPDLLSAFAATRSTDGALTVMVINKAGTSTSVALSLAGFKPAGTAQPWQLTASNTITRLADVSVTSTGLNTTVPAQSLTLFVLPRGTASNQPPIARIIATPISGVVPLPVVLDGTTSSDADGAVASHAWNFGDGTQGTGSRVSHTYTQAGSYAVTLTVTDTSGASSSASTTLTATASTTPNPPNASLGAPSNFYTQSSGTSVTLRWTDNSSTEDGFILERSPGTWPQQFVEVGRVGVNVTSFVDKNLAPGTYAYRVRAYQGGDVSEASNQDSSQVR, from the coding sequence ATGTACGCCCATGTCTGGAAATTGCTCGCGGGAGGACTGGCCATTGTCTCGCTGCCAGCGCTGGCGCAGACGTCCCCCGTGACCATCCAGATCGATGCGAGCGCGGGCACGCATGCCATCAGCCCGCATGTCTATGGCGTGGCGCATGCGACCCCGGCGCAACTCAGCGAGCTCAACACGCCGCTCAATCGCAGCGGTGGCAATGCCACCACCCGATACAACTGGCAATTGAATGCCACCAACCGCGGACGGGATTGGTATTTCCAAAGCCTGCCCTACACCAGCACCCAGGCCGGCGCGGAGGTGGACGACTTCATCACCAACGCCCGCGGCGCGGGAGCCCAACCCCTCATCACCCTGCCCATGGTGGGGTGGGTGGCGAAGCTCGGGCTCAACCGCTCGCGCCTGTCGAGCTACTCCATCCTGAAGTACGGCCTGCAGTTGGACCGCGACTACCAGTGGTTCGCGGACGCGGGCAATGGCGTGCTGTCCAACGGCCAGTTCGTCAAGAACGATCCCAACGACGCCAACGTCCCCGCGGGGGTGGGCTTCCTGCAGGGCTGGGTGCAGCACCTGCTCGGCCGGTGGGGCGCGTCGGCGCAAGGCGGGGTGCGCTTCTACACCCTGGATAACGAGCCCAGCATCTGGCACCTCAACCACCGGGACGTGCACCCGGTGGGCGCCACCATGGAGGAGGTGCGGGACAAGCACCTGGACACCGCCGCCATGCTCAAGAACCTGGACCCCGCCGCGCTCACCTTCGGGCCCGAGGAGTGGGGCTGGGATGGCTACTTCTACAGCGGGTATGATCAACAGGTGCTCGGGCTCCGGGGCGCGGGCAACACGCCGGACCGGGACAGCCATGGCGGCGCGGACTACCTGCCCTGGCTGCTCGGCCAGTTCCGGCAGCGCGAGCAGGAGACCGGACGCCGCCTGCTGGATGTCTTCACCGTGCACTACTACCCGCAGGGCGGGGAGTTCAGCCAGGACACCTCCGCGTCCATGCAGGCGCTGCGCAACCGCTCCACGCGCGCGCTCTGGGACGCCACCTACCTGGACGAGTCGTGGATCAAATCCCGGGTCTCGCTCATCCCCCGCCTGAAGGGCTGGGTGCAGGCGAACTACCCCGGCACGAAGATTGGCATCACCGAGTACAACTGGGGCGCGGAGGGCCACATCAACGGGGCGCTCGCGCAGGCCGACATCCTGGGCATCTTCGGCCGCGAGGGGCTGGACTACGGCGTGCGCTGGCAGACGCCCGCGGCGACCACGCCCACCTTCAAGGCCATGAAGCTCTACCGCAACTACGACGGGCAGAAGTCGGCCTTCGGAGACACGAGCGTGTCGTGTGGCGTGCCCAACCCGGACCTCCTGTCCGCGTTCGCGGCGACCCGCTCCACCGACGGGGCCCTCACCGTCATGGTCATCAACAAGGCCGGGACGAGTACCTCCGTCGCGCTGAGCCTCGCGGGGTTCAAGCCCGCGGGCACCGCCCAGCCCTGGCAGCTCACCGCGTCCAACACCATCACCCGGCTGGCGGATGTCTCCGTGACGTCCACCGGGCTGAACACCACCGTGCCCGCCCAGAGCCTCACCCTGTTCGTGCTGCCCAGGGGCACCGCCAGCAACCAGCCGCCCATCGCCCGCATCATCGCCACGCCCATCTCGGGGGTCGTCCCCCTGCCGGTGGTGCTCGATGGCACGACGTCCAGCGATGCGGATGGCGCCGTGGCCTCCCATGCCTGGAACTTCGGGGATGGCACCCAGGGCACCGGCTCGCGGGTGAGCCATACCTATACCCAGGCGGGCAGCTACGCGGTGACGCTCACGGTGACGGACACGAGCGGCGCCTCCTCCTCCGCCTCCACGACCCTCACGGCCACCGCCAGCACGACGCCCAATCCCCCCAATGCCTCACTTGGAGCTCCCAGTAACTTCTATACCCAGAGTTCCGGAACGAGCGTCACGCTGCGCTGGACGGATAATTCCAGCACGGAAGACGGATTCATCCTCGAGCGCTCGCCGGGCACCTGGCCGCAGCAGTTCGTGGAGGTGGGCCGGGTGGGTGTCAATGTCACGAGCTTCGTGGACAAGAACCTGGCCCCGGGGACCTATGCCTATCGGGTGCGGGCCTATCAGGGGGGCGACGTCTCCGAGGCCTCCAATCAGGACAGCTCCCAGGTGCGTTGA
- the cglD gene encoding adventurous gliding motility lipoprotein CglD, whose amino-acid sequence MSPRQLISAALLAVCMVVTTACPDSSGTAPGTRPGDNTNPGGPGGPGGPGGGPGGGVYPDPSGLPTDPNDPNNARKDTDCDGLSDKYEFETVYENGLRTDPGVADSDHDGLPDGLELGIDKPVAGTSCVLPQDADLQTNTSPVMADTDGDGLPDGVEDANHNGRVDEGETHPLLRDSDCDGLLDGPSQGSVKGEDLNGNGRVDKDETDPRHFDTDGDGISDGVELSVTVNLDEANCKDVFRPDMDPSSSTDPTNEDTDGDGISDGAEDTNQNGRVDEGELNPNDPTDAKGPVAEACKAENLRPVTFQDHKGPDIKLALPPTFTEVTPITVGGETRGLVGYDSTQQVAFLAYRTTPKAGDTDPLGDEETLRPEIEKRGALSNRTAQLFTTWDGFKALQAIYQQSGGTTDLKRRTDQLVDTLLPGSSGRLSSAAANVVGDFRVQALYVHRSDKSLVVLIAVTKLTMVTNANAGSPTAFSAKDLANGSALAQFNESTAVQCERFQLPSARVDFIFVVDDSGSMATSQQALAKTASTAVDALNASSLDWRMSLVTSSYHISASGGGPNRGAIRRFTRNVNKVKAWLTQNSTCGSNKICSIVPTTPESATCPGDTSQGDKGGCWVALAGNGSEGLLGAAKKVVTDMAPGTEPEQPEKDNELRKGAAVVVVLLGDADDQTSGDATTVANCGSGGSKDKAGSQCVPVPTYVRFFGDGSELPPTNPTGRKVAVHGIVCPSGKACGCDAGKTCTITEATREFNPLPVNNVAQQRHASVVNASGGILGSILDDNSIQASMDAIIDYTIGRSGYKTLKPPIGASIKVAVAQVREPGVCTARADVPRSTSNGYDFDGSAGSLSFFGACRPQVGPTEVAVSYRYWIDTVKNPNGGVPCELDPNYTPSEPDHCAGAKLGCNEETNTCVCKPNCGDVCGTGSRCDMNTCACRVIITSTPGMSQ is encoded by the coding sequence ATGAGTCCGAGACAACTGATCAGCGCCGCCCTGTTGGCGGTATGTATGGTGGTCACCACCGCCTGCCCGGACAGCTCGGGCACGGCGCCCGGAACCAGGCCTGGCGACAACACCAACCCCGGGGGTCCCGGCGGCCCGGGTGGCCCGGGCGGCGGCCCCGGCGGCGGCGTCTACCCGGATCCCTCGGGCCTGCCCACGGATCCCAACGACCCGAACAACGCCCGCAAGGACACCGACTGCGACGGTTTGAGCGACAAGTACGAGTTCGAGACCGTCTACGAGAACGGCCTGCGCACGGATCCCGGCGTGGCGGACTCGGACCATGACGGCCTGCCGGACGGGCTCGAGCTGGGCATCGACAAGCCCGTGGCGGGCACGTCCTGCGTGCTGCCCCAGGACGCGGACCTCCAGACGAACACCAGCCCCGTCATGGCGGACACGGACGGTGACGGCCTGCCCGACGGCGTCGAGGACGCCAACCACAACGGCCGCGTGGACGAGGGCGAGACCCACCCGCTGCTGCGCGACAGCGACTGTGACGGCCTGCTCGACGGCCCCAGCCAGGGCAGCGTGAAGGGCGAGGACCTCAACGGCAATGGCCGCGTGGACAAGGACGAGACGGATCCCCGCCACTTCGACACGGACGGCGACGGCATCTCCGATGGCGTGGAGCTGAGCGTCACCGTCAACCTGGACGAGGCCAACTGCAAGGACGTGTTCCGGCCGGACATGGATCCCAGCTCCTCCACGGATCCCACCAATGAGGACACGGACGGGGACGGCATCAGCGATGGCGCCGAGGACACCAACCAGAATGGCCGCGTGGACGAGGGCGAGCTCAACCCCAACGATCCCACGGACGCCAAGGGCCCCGTGGCCGAGGCCTGCAAGGCCGAGAACCTGCGCCCGGTGACCTTCCAGGACCACAAGGGCCCGGACATCAAGCTCGCCCTGCCCCCCACCTTCACCGAGGTGACGCCCATCACGGTGGGCGGAGAGACCCGGGGCCTGGTGGGCTATGACAGCACCCAGCAGGTCGCCTTCCTCGCCTACCGCACCACGCCCAAGGCGGGTGACACGGATCCCCTCGGCGACGAGGAGACGCTGCGGCCGGAGATCGAGAAGCGGGGCGCGCTGAGCAACCGCACCGCGCAGCTCTTCACCACGTGGGATGGCTTCAAGGCCCTGCAGGCCATCTACCAGCAGAGCGGCGGCACCACGGACCTCAAGCGCCGCACGGATCAGCTCGTGGACACGCTGCTGCCCGGCAGCTCGGGGCGGTTGAGCAGCGCGGCCGCGAACGTGGTGGGCGACTTCCGCGTCCAGGCGCTCTACGTGCACCGCTCGGACAAGAGCCTCGTGGTGCTCATCGCCGTGACGAAGCTGACCATGGTGACCAACGCCAACGCGGGCTCGCCCACGGCGTTCTCCGCCAAGGACCTGGCCAACGGCTCGGCGCTCGCGCAGTTCAACGAGTCCACGGCCGTGCAGTGCGAGCGCTTCCAACTGCCCAGCGCCCGCGTGGACTTCATCTTCGTCGTGGACGACAGCGGCTCCATGGCCACGTCCCAGCAGGCGCTGGCCAAGACGGCCTCCACCGCGGTGGACGCGCTCAACGCCTCGTCGCTCGACTGGCGCATGTCGCTCGTGACGTCCAGCTACCACATCTCCGCCAGTGGCGGCGGTCCCAACCGGGGCGCCATCCGCCGCTTCACCCGCAACGTGAACAAGGTGAAGGCGTGGCTCACGCAGAACAGCACGTGCGGCAGCAACAAGATCTGCTCGATCGTGCCCACCACTCCCGAGTCCGCGACCTGCCCCGGCGACACCTCGCAGGGTGACAAGGGCGGCTGCTGGGTGGCGCTGGCGGGCAATGGCTCCGAGGGTCTGCTCGGCGCGGCCAAGAAGGTCGTCACGGACATGGCCCCTGGCACCGAGCCCGAGCAGCCCGAGAAGGACAACGAGCTGCGCAAGGGCGCCGCCGTGGTCGTCGTGCTGCTGGGCGACGCGGATGACCAGACCTCGGGCGACGCGACCACCGTCGCCAACTGCGGCTCGGGTGGCAGCAAGGACAAGGCGGGCAGCCAGTGCGTGCCGGTCCCCACCTACGTGCGCTTCTTCGGCGATGGCTCGGAGCTGCCGCCCACCAACCCCACGGGCCGCAAGGTCGCCGTCCACGGCATCGTGTGCCCCTCGGGCAAGGCCTGTGGCTGCGACGCCGGCAAGACCTGCACCATCACGGAGGCCACCCGCGAGTTCAACCCCCTGCCGGTGAACAACGTGGCCCAGCAGCGCCACGCGTCGGTGGTCAACGCCTCGGGCGGCATCCTCGGCTCCATCCTGGATGACAACTCCATCCAGGCCTCCATGGACGCCATCATCGACTACACCATCGGCCGCTCGGGCTATAAGACGCTCAAGCCGCCCATCGGCGCGTCCATCAAGGTCGCCGTGGCGCAGGTGCGTGAGCCGGGCGTGTGCACGGCCCGCGCGGACGTGCCGCGCAGCACCAGCAACGGCTACGACTTCGACGGCAGCGCCGGCTCGCTGTCCTTCTTCGGCGCCTGCCGTCCCCAGGTGGGCCCCACCGAGGTCGCCGTGTCCTACCGCTACTGGATCGACACGGTGAAGAACCCCAACGGCGGCGTGCCGTGCGAGCTGGATCCCAACTACACCCCGAGCGAGCCGGACCACTGCGCGGGCGCCAAGCTGGGCTGCAACGAGGAGACGAACACCTGCGTCTGCAAGCCCAACTGCGGTGACGTCTGCGGCACGGGCTCGCGCTGCGACATGAACACCTGCGCCTGCCGGGTCATCATCACCTCGACCCCCGGGATGTCTCAGTAG
- a CDS encoding SRPBCC family protein, with protein MLKKALLVLLVLGMGGGALVASRPTTTRVERSVTIAAPAAIPFGLVNDFHRWKYWAPWEVLDPDVRRKFDGPYAGPEALYLWEGKAQAGKGRMTLLEAVPYERIHIRLEREVPYRATSLYTFTYDADPENVTLTWAEEQHHSFLDKARLLLSDVDEGAGDELEQGLKALRTLSEDEVRNRLERDALIKSRQAVPGP; from the coding sequence ATGCTCAAGAAGGCCCTGCTCGTGTTGCTCGTGCTCGGGATGGGCGGAGGCGCCCTGGTGGCGTCCCGGCCCACCACCACCCGGGTGGAGCGCTCCGTCACCATCGCCGCGCCCGCCGCCATCCCCTTCGGCCTGGTCAACGACTTCCACCGGTGGAAGTACTGGGCCCCCTGGGAAGTCCTGGACCCGGACGTGCGGCGCAAGTTCGACGGCCCCTATGCCGGTCCGGAGGCCCTCTATCTCTGGGAGGGCAAGGCCCAGGCGGGCAAGGGCCGGATGACCCTCTTGGAAGCCGTTCCCTACGAGCGCATCCACATCCGCCTCGAGCGCGAGGTGCCCTACCGGGCCACGAGCCTCTACACCTTCACCTACGACGCCGACCCGGAGAACGTCACGCTGACCTGGGCCGAGGAGCAGCACCACTCCTTCCTGGACAAGGCCCGCCTGCTGCTGTCGGACGTGGACGAGGGCGCGGGCGACGAGTTGGAGCAGGGGCTCAAGGCGCTGCGCACGCTGTCCGAGGACGAGGTGCGCAACCGCCTGGAGCGCGATGCGTTGATCAAGTCCCGGCAGGCGGTCCCCGGCCCCTGA
- a CDS encoding tetratricopeptide repeat protein, which produces MKGVWTGMLIAAVGLGCSEQPAKKAPAPDKSTLALASQDATCPEGTVKGCFDAAFEAERRGEEPRAVELFSRTCDAGVARACNQLGVLVWQGRGVAADPARAYTLYMRACEGGDAAGCFSAGICHRTGSCATKSEGEATKLLKRACEGGDKRACANLGGL; this is translated from the coding sequence ATGAAGGGCGTCTGGACGGGGATGTTGATCGCGGCCGTGGGCCTGGGGTGTTCGGAGCAGCCGGCGAAGAAGGCCCCGGCCCCGGACAAGTCCACCCTGGCCCTGGCGTCCCAGGACGCCACCTGTCCCGAGGGCACGGTGAAGGGGTGCTTCGACGCGGCCTTCGAGGCCGAGCGTCGGGGCGAGGAGCCCCGCGCGGTGGAGTTGTTCTCCCGGACGTGTGACGCGGGCGTGGCCCGGGCATGCAATCAGTTGGGCGTGCTCGTGTGGCAGGGGCGGGGCGTGGCCGCGGATCCCGCGCGCGCGTACACGCTCTACATGCGCGCGTGCGAGGGCGGCGACGCGGCGGGCTGCTTCAGCGCGGGCATCTGCCACCGCACCGGCTCCTGTGCCACCAAGAGCGAGGGCGAGGCCACGAAGCTGCTCAAGCGCGCGTGCGAGGGCGGCGACAAGCGGGCCTGCGCCAACCTGGGCGGCCTCTGA
- a CDS encoding TonB-dependent receptor, translating into MTRRSIPRHLGLLGLALCLVSPVALAQGTSVLLGTVTDAANRRPVADVVVTATAPTLQGEQTVVTNAAGEYRIPQLPPGTYTLRFDSEGYKPLARERISVRLDYSVRVNVELLPDALSEEIAVVAQTPTVDIGSASTGVNVSTDFLRNIAVVSPSGKGAASRSFESLAELAPGANVDTYGVSVAGSTSPENQYIVDGVSVNDPGFGINGTPLSVEFIGEVNVISGGYLPEYGRSTGGVVNAVTKSGSNEFHGSVFGNITPGVLATRGTEIRQEAGTVSGRSALWNLGDVGFELGGPILKDKLWFFAGVAPSFTRYQLERNLNALVLDASGNTVQDATGFTQTETIPGTRRTYFADQRNFQFIGKLTYLFNQDHNVAVSVTGTPSTSGGLGRFSISERTGAPEVERIQGEQGALATQRLASSLDASLKWSSSFLDKRLLFNATLGWHHQDLGIRASDGTIAGSNQGLAGVQNVRWQRTEGGQHSITEFESIANASLCLAPTAENANRCPVLGYVTGGPGRLDESKLDRYQGKLVGTLLLQGGGQHVIKAGVDLEQMRYDHIRAVTGRSMLIEDDSGRFFYDYRQFGFLVGPDQVVIQDTQHPVSTSNAVGGFVQDSWTLFNNIATLNVGVRYDAQYLYGGDNLAMVLANQWSPRLGVIVDPTRSGRAKLFANYARYYESVPLDLVDRSFPGEPGVRSHKSADVCDPRDPAQQQGICNSDEARLTDRPGLDANRLWDTVGAGATIVDPSILPQSTDEFVVGGEYELFANARGGVTYTHRVLNVAIEDMSRDDGSTYFIGNPGRGFATDFVKPQRNYDAFTIFFQKNFANQWLAQANYTASFLRGNYEGLFRSDTGQLDPNINSDFDLVSLLPNRSGPLPADRTHQFKVFGAREFTLSRDISLNLGLSYRSTSGTPYSYLGAHQDYGAGQAFILPRGDAGRLPWSHRIDSRLALNYRLSQSLTASFSVDVFNLFNFQAPVAYDQNYTYAAVLPIENGTVADLGTKLVAPDGTPISSDSLNKNFGRPTAYQSPRSIRFGARVAF; encoded by the coding sequence ATGACAAGAAGAAGCATCCCGCGGCATCTTGGCCTGCTCGGGCTGGCCCTGTGCCTGGTGAGCCCTGTCGCGCTGGCGCAGGGCACCTCCGTGCTGCTGGGCACGGTCACCGATGCCGCCAACCGTCGGCCCGTCGCGGACGTGGTGGTGACGGCCACCGCGCCCACCCTGCAAGGCGAGCAGACGGTCGTCACCAACGCGGCCGGCGAGTACCGCATTCCACAATTGCCGCCGGGCACGTACACGCTGCGCTTCGACAGCGAGGGCTACAAGCCCCTGGCCCGTGAGCGCATCAGCGTGCGCCTGGACTACTCGGTCCGCGTCAACGTGGAGCTGCTCCCGGACGCGCTGAGCGAGGAGATCGCCGTGGTGGCCCAGACGCCCACCGTGGACATCGGCTCGGCCTCCACCGGCGTCAACGTCAGCACGGACTTCCTGCGCAACATCGCCGTCGTCTCGCCCAGCGGCAAGGGCGCCGCGTCGCGCTCCTTCGAGTCCCTGGCCGAGCTGGCGCCCGGCGCCAACGTCGACACCTACGGCGTCTCGGTGGCCGGCTCCACCTCCCCGGAGAACCAGTACATCGTCGATGGCGTGTCGGTGAACGACCCGGGCTTCGGCATCAACGGCACGCCCTTGAGCGTGGAGTTCATCGGGGAGGTGAACGTCATCAGCGGCGGCTACCTGCCCGAGTACGGCCGGTCCACGGGCGGCGTGGTCAACGCGGTGACGAAGTCCGGCTCCAACGAGTTCCACGGCTCGGTCTTCGGCAACATCACCCCGGGCGTGCTGGCCACGCGGGGCACGGAGATCCGCCAGGAGGCGGGCACGGTGTCCGGCCGCAGCGCCCTGTGGAACCTGGGGGACGTCGGCTTCGAGCTGGGCGGTCCCATCCTCAAGGACAAGCTGTGGTTCTTCGCGGGCGTGGCGCCGTCCTTCACCCGCTACCAGCTCGAGCGCAACCTCAACGCCCTGGTGCTGGACGCGAGCGGCAACACCGTGCAGGACGCCACGGGCTTCACCCAGACGGAGACCATTCCGGGCACCCGGCGCACCTACTTCGCCGATCAGCGCAACTTCCAGTTCATCGGCAAGCTCACCTACCTGTTCAACCAGGACCACAACGTCGCCGTGTCCGTGACGGGCACGCCGTCCACGTCGGGTGGGCTCGGCCGCTTCTCCATCAGCGAGCGCACGGGCGCGCCCGAGGTGGAGCGCATCCAGGGTGAGCAGGGCGCGCTGGCCACCCAGCGGCTCGCCAGCTCGCTGGACGCCAGCCTCAAGTGGTCTTCGTCCTTCCTGGACAAGCGCCTGCTCTTCAACGCCACCCTGGGCTGGCACCACCAGGATCTCGGCATCCGGGCCTCGGACGGCACCATCGCTGGCTCCAACCAGGGGCTCGCGGGCGTGCAGAACGTCCGGTGGCAGCGCACCGAGGGGGGACAGCACTCCATCACCGAGTTCGAGTCCATCGCCAACGCGTCCCTCTGTCTCGCCCCCACGGCGGAGAACGCCAACCGCTGTCCGGTGCTCGGCTACGTCACGGGCGGCCCGGGCCGTCTGGACGAGAGCAAGTTGGACCGCTACCAGGGCAAGCTCGTCGGCACGCTGCTGCTGCAGGGCGGGGGGCAGCACGTCATCAAGGCGGGCGTGGACCTGGAGCAGATGCGCTACGACCACATCCGCGCGGTGACGGGCCGCAGCATGCTCATCGAGGACGACAGTGGCCGGTTCTTCTATGACTACCGCCAGTTCGGCTTCCTCGTGGGCCCGGACCAGGTCGTCATCCAGGACACGCAGCACCCGGTGTCCACGTCCAACGCGGTGGGCGGCTTCGTGCAGGACAGCTGGACGCTGTTCAACAACATCGCCACCCTCAACGTGGGCGTGCGCTACGACGCGCAGTACCTCTACGGCGGGGACAACCTCGCCATGGTGCTGGCCAACCAGTGGTCGCCGCGCCTGGGTGTCATCGTCGACCCGACGCGCTCGGGCCGCGCCAAGCTCTTCGCCAACTACGCGCGCTACTACGAGAGCGTGCCCCTGGATCTCGTGGACCGCTCCTTCCCCGGCGAGCCCGGCGTGCGCTCGCACAAGAGCGCCGACGTGTGTGACCCGCGCGACCCCGCGCAGCAGCAGGGCATCTGCAACAGCGACGAGGCGCGCCTGACGGACCGCCCGGGGCTCGATGCCAACCGCCTCTGGGACACCGTGGGCGCGGGCGCCACCATCGTGGACCCCTCCATCCTGCCCCAGTCCACCGACGAGTTCGTGGTGGGCGGCGAGTACGAGCTGTTCGCCAACGCGCGCGGCGGCGTGACCTATACCCACCGCGTCCTCAACGTGGCCATCGAGGACATGAGCCGCGATGACGGCTCCACCTACTTCATCGGTAACCCGGGCCGCGGCTTCGCCACGGACTTCGTGAAGCCCCAGCGCAACTACGACGCCTTCACGATCTTCTTCCAGAAGAACTTCGCCAACCAGTGGCTCGCCCAGGCCAACTACACGGCGTCCTTCCTGCGCGGCAACTACGAGGGCCTGTTCCGCTCGGACACCGGCCAGCTGGATCCGAACATCAACTCCGACTTCGACCTGGTGTCCCTGTTGCCCAACCGCTCGGGCCCCCTGCCCGCGGACCGCACGCACCAGTTCAAGGTGTTCGGCGCCCGGGAGTTCACCCTGTCGCGCGACATCAGCCTCAACCTGGGCCTGTCCTACCGGAGCACGTCCGGCACGCCCTACAGCTACCTCGGCGCGCACCAGGACTACGGCGCGGGCCAGGCCTTCATCCTGCCGCGAGGCGACGCGGGCCGCCTGCCCTGGTCCCACCGCATCGACAGCCGCCTGGCGCTCAACTACCGGCTGAGCCAGTCGCTCACCGCCTCGTTCAGCGTGGACGTGTTCAACCTGTTCAACTTCCAGGCCCCCGTGGCCTATGACCAGAACTACACCTACGCCGCGGTGCTCCCCATCGAGAACGGGACCGTGGCGGACCTGGGCACGAAGCTCGTCGCGCCGGATGGCACGCCCATCTCGTCCGACTCGCTCAACAAGAACTTCGGCCGGCCCACCGCCTACCAGTCTCCGCGCTCCATCCGCTTCGGCGCCCGGGTGGCCTTCTGA